Part of the Acidobacteriota bacterium genome, GGTCGTAGAGGGAGCTCGGGGACTCGCGGCCGAGCACATGAACGCCGCCTTTGTAGAGGTCGAGGCGCACCTTGCCGTCGATCAATCGCTGGGCCTGGGCGAAGGCGGCCCGGATGAAGTCCATCTCAGGACTGAACCAGAAGCCGTTGTAGATCAGCTCCGAGAACTTGGGCGACAGGGAGTCGCGCAGGCGCAGCACCTCGCGATCCATGGCGATGCCCTCGAGATCGCGCAGGGCGTGATGAAGGATTGTGCCGCCGGGGGTTTCGTAGACGCCACGCGACTTGATGCCGACGAAGCGGTTCTCGACCATGTCGACGCGGCCGACGCCGTGCTCGCCGCCGAGGCGGTTGAGGGCCACGAACATCTCCAGCGGATCGTCCCAGGCGGCACCCTGGTCGAGGTCCCGCACCGCGACCGGCAGGGCGTCCCGGAACTCGATCTCGAGCCGCGCCGGCGTCTCCGGAGCGTCGAGGGGTGAGCGGGTAAGGCGGAAGATGTCGTCCGGCGGCGCCAGCAGCGGATCCTCCAGCATGCCCGCCTCGTAGCTCTTGTGCATCAGGTTCTCGTCCGAGCTGAAGGGCTTCTCCGCCGTCGCCTCCACCGGAATCTGACGTTCGCGGGCGAACTCGAGGAGGTCCGGGCGGCCCTTGAAGCGCTCCAGGAACGGCCCCTCTTTCCACGGCGAGATGATCTCGAGACGGGGGGCGAGGGCGGCATAGGCGAGCTCGAAACGAACCTGGTCGTTGCCTTTTCCGGTGGCGCCGTGGGCCACCGCGCCGGCCTTCTCGGCGAGTGCGATCTCGACCTGCCGACGCGCGATCAGAGGGCGCGCCAGGGCCGTGCCCAGCAGGTAACGATTCTCGTAGATGGCGTTGCCGGCGATGGCCGGATAGATGAACTCGGTGACGAAGTCTCGTCGCAGGTTCTCGACATAGACCTTCGTGGCCCCGGTGGCCAGGGCGCGCTCGCCCACCTCTTCGAAGTCATCCTGCTGTCCGACATCGGCAACATAGGCGATCACCTCATAGCCACGCTCCTGCAGCACCTTCAGGATGCAGGCCGTGTCGAGGCCACCGCTGTAAGCGAGAACTACCTTTTTGTCGCTCATCGGGCCCTCCCGAGCTGGTTCGTACGGAGGGCCGATCCTAACCTCTCTCGGGCATAAGACAACCCCCTGAAGAGGGATTGTGGGCAGTCTCAGACTCCCCGGCTGCCCTACCCCCCGGAGGGCCAATTCCGGGAAGCCGCTGAGCCTCGGATTCGGAGCTTACGGAACTTCGGCGACGCTCACCCGAATGCCCCAGGCATCGGGCTGCGCCGGCGGATCCGCGTTCCACTCGCCGTAGGCATGAGAGTTGTCGGTGCGAAAGTGCACGGCGTAGTTGCCGGCCGGCAAGCGCAAACGCCGCTGGACTCGCCGGTTCTTGGTCGCTCCACCGGCATCGACGGTGTCTTCGTAGGCCATTTCCCAAACCCGCGCACCGGAGTCGCGGTCTTCGATCCAACCGTAGTCCGCCATGCCCGAACGGGTGCCCTCGCCGAGGGCCGAGACGGTGACCTCGGTCTCGCGGACGAGCTCGAAGTCCTGGCTCGAGTGAACGCCGTCCCGCACCCGCTCGACGCGCGCCAAGGGCACCAGCCCGACCGCTTCCGTGAGACGGCCGAAGAGCTGGCGGTCGAAGTCCGCCGTCGGCGCCATCAGGGTCAGCCCCCAGCGCTCCTGGTCCGCCGGCGGCGCCGCGTTCCAGTCGGGGTAAGAGTGAGAGCCATCGCTGACGTAGTAGGCGGTGTAGGTGCCGGCGGGCAGGGTCACGACCTCGTCGGCGAGGCGGTTCTTGCGCGCTCCACCGCCATCGCGAGAGCCCTCATAAGTCATCTCCCACACCTTCTCACCGCTGCCTTGGTCGACGATCCAGCCATAGTCGTACATCTCGCGGCGCGCGCCCTCGCCGAGAGCGTAGATGCGCAACGCCGTCTCCGAGGACAACTGGAAGGCCAGCTCGCGCTGCTCGCCGTCGCCCACCTCGATCGCCGCCGCCAGGACCTGCTGATCGAAGAAGGCCGGAGCATCGAAGGAGGTCGCGTCGACCGCCGTCAGGGTACGCACGGTGAGCCCCCAGTGGGTGGGATCGTGC contains:
- a CDS encoding argininosuccinate synthase yields the protein MSDKKVVLAYSGGLDTACILKVLQERGYEVIAYVADVGQQDDFEEVGERALATGATKVYVENLRRDFVTEFIYPAIAGNAIYENRYLLGTALARPLIARRQVEIALAEKAGAVAHGATGKGNDQVRFELAYAALAPRLEIISPWKEGPFLERFKGRPDLLEFARERQIPVEATAEKPFSSDENLMHKSYEAGMLEDPLLAPPDDIFRLTRSPLDAPETPARLEIEFRDALPVAVRDLDQGAAWDDPLEMFVALNRLGGEHGVGRVDMVENRFVGIKSRGVYETPGGTILHHALRDLEGIAMDREVLRLRDSLSPKFSELIYNGFWFSPEMDFIRAAFAQAQRLIDGKVRLDLYKGGVHVLGRESPSSLYDQDLSSMDVEGGYDQKDARGFIRINALRLGAHQVIVGGADER